The sequence below is a genomic window from Tubulanus polymorphus chromosome 1, tnTubPoly1.2, whole genome shotgun sequence.
GTTTCGGAGAAACAGTCGGCCGGACGATCGAGCAGTACAGTCCGTAGGTTATGAACAAGAAAAAACTATACACGACGCAAAAAAACAACGTAAGCAATCCTTGGGCTTCCTCGCCACCGATTTGACAGTTTTTTGCAAGAGTTGCTCTATCGCGAGTAGAATTGTTTTTTGTACATGCTGTAGTATTTACGAAAGTTGTACTGTTCATATTTGTAGCCCGATGCTGGTGATTGTGTTGAGACATTTTATCTTGCGTTTTCATTCGAATCTGAACcggaatgaatgaattcacCTTTCAGGATTTGGCATTTTATACGTAAACAGATTACGCTTGAGGGCGATGTCCATGTGCCCGTTATCTCACTCGTGTTTACCGTTGACTAACTCTGCAAAGTTGTTTATTCTCGAGCAGAAAGTCAGACAGGGTCAAAGTACAAAAATGATCAATGAGCTGTCCTTAAGATGGAGCATTTCGAACAATTCAATGCAATCTTCCCTGTCCAGACTGACCAGACAGTTTGATTAGGTATATTATTCAATACACTTGAACCCATTCATGGTACTTGCTTTGGGTCATATCAAAGTAgaacattatttcatttttcaaatcaactaGCTCGTTTCAAGGAACTtgggaaaaaaatttttaagcGTTGTTAAGATTTGAAACAATACACTcttcaaaaagtaaaaataaattatgaatcaTTTACGTAGTATTAGATCTTTTAGCAATGATTAAGCACAATTTTAAACAGTATTCAaacttttttaaatacttCAAACAACTGATTTGTTACATAATTTCCAAACacttgattgaaaaaaaattttgatattccCCTGTCTGGGTGTCACAATATATCATATGCATTATATGCCAAAagtcatatttcatttttctattcACAGATAAAGTCACACAAATGAACCTCGCTTACTTACTGCGCATTTTACTGCTCTGTTAAAGTCAGTtccatttaatacataactgAATAAGAAGATAAAGTGTGCATCTCATTTGGATTTAGTGTTGAAATATTCTTAACTGTACAATTTCCGGTTAAGATACGACCTTGCCACGGTAACCTTGGCCTTCGTTTCTTTTCTCGATGAACTTTTCTGAAAAAGTACTGTCGAAAGTAGTATTCCATTTACTACATGATATTAATATTTCCCCAATTTCTTATGGACAAAATACTTCATTCACGgattacatatttcaaaaCCTCAAACATTTATCTCTTTATAGTCATGTCATTTGAATAGGACATCATACGAAacgtggttacaaaatatattttgaccCTGATGAATATGAGATGGAAGATAGGATGATAATATGACCTCGTCCATGCAGATCTAAAACCTGCAgtatcattttctaaaactcCGTATGATCTATTTTCAGGCTTTCATTGTTTTTCAATCGAATTGAAGAATAATACCAGTTTATATGCGAAGAATTTTAGCTAACATTGAATTAAAGAGCCTCTTGACCTCAGGCTGCAAACGTGTATTCTGTTTTGATGAGATTAAATATCTATGCATTTCCTTACTGGAAGAACAACCCTTCGAATTGTTATACTGAACTGAAGATCGCGACCCGAGATACGAAATTATGGCGCTTTCTAGATGTTGGATACTTGTGTTTGGGTGCCTGTCCATCTTGCTCCCAATTATACAGGGTAAGCGTCAAGAGTATATCTTATTAGGAAATAAATACAATCATATTCTATGTACAACGATTTTGCGCACAAtgtttgatgaaattcaaaaGTTTTGCCCAGGTTGAAAATTTCCTGCTATTGCAAGTTTATAtcccagggcccagttgcacagtcgtgacttaagtccaaaagtggtcttaaatcttaagactggtcttaagttgttagatcgagtatagaacttagttggtcttagaccagtcttaaatctaagccgtgactatgcaactggccccaggactAGAATACCGTCATGAATTAAGTACGTGCTATCGATGGCCCGGCTATTGGCattgtgaaaaataatatatcgTCTGGTAGCCTCTTGGCACTATTCCAATTCATGTAGATTCTTCAAGATGATATAAACCTTTATTGctccattttagaaatttcgagcaaagaaaaactattatcAAATAGAACAAGCCCTTCGGTTTGTAATACCAACCCCCTACTAGAAGGCGGTATTAAGACGCTGAATTGAAGGGCGCCAAAAAATTCGAAAGTTAGTGTTGATGATCATTGCCTGATTTTTTGCATCTTTGATTCCAGgtagaaattttcaaaatatctttctgcAAAAGGATGAATCGACTGCTAAAGAATCCGAATCCATTCGTTTGACGGCAACTGGGAGGCTGGATTGTGCCATGAAATGTTTGGCTCGACTGCCGTGTAAAGCGTTATCCTGGGTGCGGCCTACTTGTAAACTGTTCGACAAAGTTCCCTCGTCGAATGGCTCAGAAATGCAGTGGGAGTTTTATAAAGTTGTAACTCGCGTCAAGTAAAGACGAATCGTGCCAAACGGTGAAAAGTTAAATCTATTGCTAGCGTCAAAGAATTAATGTCTAATTATTTTGTTACGCTTCATTCATTCCCGTAGACCTTAAGTGACCTTTTTTAAATGACTAGTGGTTAACCTCATACGTACTCGGCGTACTGTCTGTCCGATATGAATATCGTATGTAAATATAGCAAATTAACATGAATTCCTTAATGTGTTTGTTGTATTGAATCTTTGGGGGATATAGCCTATGTACGAAATGAATGTTGGATGATTTTAAAGGCAGtaaatttttcgtttttcgtaatttgattgaatcttCCGATTTACTCGAACACTTTACGAGATTAATTTCAACTTAACGGCGTGATCACAGTTCGATTGAGTTTATTCGCCGTTTAGGGCCATGATGACGTCACGCTTTAGATAAGATTAGACCTACTTTTCCCCAAATTAAATTTCTAGACGATAATTGATGACACCCCCGAGCCTCGACCGTGTATGTTAAACTCGATGATTAATCTTGACAAGCTGATGCTATGACTATTAATTCTATAAGTTACTACAGATGATATCCAACCTCACACGTATTAGTAACGTAGCTACGCTTGGTATTCGAGACATTTACTGTATACATATCTCCTGGTGACCATTCGGTGGCCGCaattaataataaattgtcacaGCCGGGCTTAGACTTGGGTAGAAATCGCCTTCGTGCGGGATTTGAACCCGAACCGAAAAGACAGAATACCACAGAGTGTTTATTTATGATATACGTCATCATTTAGACATGGAACGAAATTGCTGGATTTGTAGTTATCTCGTATTGCGGGACTGTTAGATTACGGAAAGGGTAACGTACACCCCGGAAGTGTACACGACGCATTCATTTTCTTGCCACCAAATTAGCGTAAATGTTGGTATATCAATGCAAAAATTGCCCTTTGAAAAAATGCCTAAATAGTTAAGTCGGACTTTGAGCACAATTCTATGCATACGTAGCGATATAAGCTGCTACTCGGCAGCAATGCACGTCGGTTAAGACCGATGTAGCATTGGCAGAGAACGAACGACCAAATTGTATCATACAATGATAAGCTGActcatttttttttgaaagaaaCGTGCTAAACCTTGAACACGACATAAACATTTGTCAATGAACTTTTATCGCTAACAGAAAAACTGCCAGTCTGCAAGTTTTACTTGTGTATGTATATGTTCAAAGCAATGTATCTATAGTTGATTTTCTTTGACGGCGTTTCTTTACAACAATCAGGCTAGTAAATTCACATTTATGATTAGTATACGGAAATTTTAGCCAAAATCGTTTTAAGCGTAGTCTTCTTTACGTAACCCAAACTCGGATACCATTATACAACTGCGTTTGACGAAGCGATCAGATGCACCCTTTACAAGGATACATTTTTACTGAATGAGTGATGATCAGTTCGCAGAGACACCAGTGTATAGTAAGGCTAATATTGGACGATTTTAGACACAGCATGATTTCCTCATAAATTCAGCCAGATTAAAATGAGATCAATTCATCCCCGCTATGAACTATCGAAAGATATGATGATAATCGATTACAAAGAATTCACAACCACGTCATCATCCATGACAGACTTTCAATTATCAAGAAAAATATTCCGAGTCTTGATTATGCACGTGTAAAGCAAATAAAAAGTTGGCAAATGGCAGTCTACGGtaaattagaattttcaatcaagATATTTTTATTGCTTGctgttgaaatatcattttattaatGTATTGATCGATAGCCTTTGATCTGTCGTGATCAGCTTAATGAAACTGATATTCCAAGCTGGGTGACGCACTGTCTGGAACTCGTTCTCCTCTTCTTGTTGACAGTTGTTGCAGTATACATGAGTTCTATGTTCAACGAGTTGCAGTCTTTTCAAACGGCGATACTAATCAAATTCTTGATGACGCTATAAAATCGACGTTCCGTATCGTCGTGGATGTGTATAATCGCCGGCTCGGCTCGGCTGTGAAATCCGtcgtaaataatgaaattaataaccCGCTTGTAGAGTACTGATCCGAAACGATTTCTCCATTAGTCGAGGCTCGGTGCTAAATTATTCTAATCAAATAATTGTTTATGGCCACTAGGTAGTAATATATTTCGATTCGCAGTATACATTATTTGATTTCATCACGCGGGATGTAATGTTGAAGTGATTTCCAAGCCAGTAATGTTTCAAATTTACTAAGAaactaaaagaaaaaaaatacccGTTCATTATTATGGTGGTTACGGAAAGCCACGAGATTTGCAGAAGATGAATGGTTTCGATTTTCTATTATTGGCGAACGAATCAACATGACGGTTTTATCTAAATGTGTATCTATCGAAATTGTGTTCACCAGCGCGTGATTTCAGCCGGACCAAACCTAAGCTACCAATTATGTTCGGACCTGAAGAAAAGAAACTTCGAAAATAAGTAATACGCAATTATGATATCGTCATTGAGCAAACGAGGGTAATTGCGTGTCCAATCTGTAGCATATGCGAAAGCTCGAGACCAGAAAAATGTAACAGACCAAGGTGTACAGCATACTTTTAGGGAGGTTTTGGAATATGGGTATGGAAAATACTGTCGTCTCTAGCTTTCTAGTTATCGTATGACTTCCGTATGTCACTCAgattattcaatgaaaatatgacTGGAGGCCTGGGGCTGATGGCGTAAACAGCAAGCGAGAATAGCCATCTGCTCGAGTAGGAAACGGCCTGGAAATGACACAACATTCACTAGCTGTGCCTTTCATTTCCCGACGGTTATCGGTACAACTGAGCTTCTAAAAAATATAACCATCAGTCATCAGACTATCGCAAAGGGTTTTGCCGTCGATTATGAATAGAAAACACCCGAGGTCATGACTTCCACACTTAGTGCGCACCCCGATAGTAATTTCTACATTCTGACGTCACTATCATCTAATCCGAACTTAATTCGAACCATGAAATCATCATAAAATGTATGTTTTGGGTCGCGTTCTAccaaatgaatttgatttaaaagtcATGTCTGGAAAATTACCCTATCCTAATCTCGAAATGTGGTCAAAACAATCTGACCAGCATAAAATCACCGAATAAATCAGACGAGACCGTAATGATCTGCCGTCATGACAACTAACCGTTAAATTTCCCAGCGGGCGACAAAATACTGCCAAATAAACATCAATACACATTGCAGCCGATCACACCCGTCTCGtggaaattgataattgaaaatgacgACAAAATAAAGGGGTTTCTTTACCCCTTGTCGAAATCCTGAATTTCATTAGTTTGACTATGAGCGAAGACGAAATCTGTAAACCAACACTACACTTCGATCGCAAGTGCGCTCACTCGTCTTTCTTCGCCACTATCGGTCGCAGCAAAATAGATACACACGTTCACAACCTTAAAACGGCAGAAACCTTTCGATGGATAGTAAATCTACTAACTCTCGAGGAGCAACTGGCTTGTTCTATTAATTATAGGTAAGAGACATTAAAGGACAAGAACGCCTCTAAAAACAGTACCGGTACTTCACGACTTTATAGTCCATGGTCAGACGTATCGAAAAAGTTTATGGTGGTTTTAGCTTGCAATCTAGATGAATACTTTGAGCCTGGAATCAAATATGTagttaaaattgaatttttggaAGACACCATTTCGTAAATAAGCGAAAAAAAACCAGAACAAATCGACTCGTGAGTGTGCTGATATATTGAAGTTTGttgaaatataatatctttatCATTCCTCagcaaatatatattcatgaattataCATTTTGTTATATACATCGACCTTCAGATTGCGAGGTGTACGTCAAGCTGAGTGTATATTGAGAAGCCACACTCGAATAACAAGTATGAAATGAAGATGTTAAGTCCCAAAAGTATGTTGGGTGAATCAGTCTAGAACTGATGGTCGGATATTTGCTGCATCATCGATTTATTCTTCAGTTCGAGTGAACGATTTTTTATCACGTCTGTGACACGTTAATAATCACATTACCGCGTGGATAACATACCGGAGCGTGATTTCcgacgaaaatgaaaatcgaatTAAATCGAAAGCCTTCCAGCCGAATCGTGCTTATTGCTAATCCACGATAGaggtgttttttttattttatggtgatGCGTCAGCGGGAAAAAAGGGAATTTATGATCATCAAAAGGGTGCCATTAGGATGCGTGTCAGTATTTTTCTCAGGAGTTCAACTCGTTCTGGGGCCACGCACTTCTATTTCAACACTTGACAAATTCAATGTATCTCCTGCAAATTGATTCGTCTCTGTCGTGAacattaatattttttgtgaATCTTTAAAAGTAGTGAATGACTTTAAGAATTCCAGTTCTTTGCACTACTATctcagagaaaaaaatgaaaagtagcTTTTCTGAATTTCTTGGCGAGGCTTTAAATCAGGCAcataatacttactcaaatgtattcatatttcgtgcaaaaaatgatttctatGCTTGATACACGAACAGAAATCCATCTCGAAACATGGCCTTCTCTTTCAGAATCTATTTCATTTCGCTCCAGCGAAAACGAATCATCATTACATCAATCAGATCATGTTTTAAAAGTACCCAGGAGATCTTTGCTCTGAACAAGCTTTGCATATATGTACTAAGGTATGACCCCGTATTCTCGGCAATCAGCTTCGTATACTAGTGAGCCCCCTGCCCGCGAAAAATCTGTAGTCAGAACGACACGCTCACAAATTGCCTATTACAACTGTTGCGTAA
It includes:
- the LOC141911414 gene encoding uncharacterized protein LOC141911414 — encoded protein: MALSRCWILVFGCLSILLPIIQGRNFQNIFLQKDESTAKESESIRLTATGRLDCAMKCLARLPCKALSWVRPTCKLFDKVPSSNGSEMQWEFYKVVTRVK